The Aspergillus nidulans FGSC A4 chromosome VII nucleotide sequence GTAAGGCGTACGTGTACTTTAtgaagaagaccaggccGCGATATGGGTTGGATGAGCCTGACTGGCTGGCCCTTGCAAAtcggaggaggatatgggGTGCTTGTGAGGTCCTGGCGGAGATGTATAAGACGCAGAAAAAACAGGCCCAAGGGCATATATGATAGAAGTAGCATTGAGATACTGGCTAAACCGTGAAGGCCTTAATAGTTTGACTTTCGCGATAAGGTCAGCTGTGGTTCGGTGGAGGTCTCAGGTCAGGAAAttggaagctggaagagatggGGTTTATATACAACATTTCAGTGATCGAATGCTTTTGAAAGATAGAAGTGCAACTAGACCATTCTTCTTTGAATGTGCTTCATGCTAATATCTCGGAAGTCAAAATTTCCTCAAATGGCTGTATAACATGAAGATATCTGCTCCCAATCACCTTAACCGGACTTCTATCATCAAAGCTCCTTGTATCAATATACCAGTAATCTGCGGAGATGTCAGCGTATACTGGTAGTCAGGAGCTCTGCAAACTCGTCCTGGCGGCCTGAGAAGGCTCAGGTTTTTGGTTCACCTCCCAGAAGTTCTAGGACGAAGATTCGAAAGTCTAGGTGTCAGAAATCGTATGGTGACGATATGAACAGGCTGATTCTCAGCAAGATACTCGGCAATGACCCTGCGGTATTGCCATTAGTCTGTAATGGCTAATAGCTCAcggggaagaagagggtaACGTTGTCTTAGGATAGACTGGAAATCTTTTTAATGTCCGTACACCCAATGCTAAATAGATTGATGAACATTATCTTTGAATTGTAGCCCTCTGTTGCACTGAGCCAAGTTGTATGTGCTCCTCCCTCCATACCTCCTGGTTCTGCTCAGCGCTCTTGGGACGTTTAACGTCTAACCATTATCGAGTGTCCGTGAACCAAGGCGTTGCCCTTGACCAGAAATTGCATACTCCGATAGCCTGTAGATAACAAGACAACGATAGTATGACTCCTCAAGACGTAGCAACCTTGACCGGCCATATCAAAAGCCGATCCAAATCAGCGACACGTAAAGTAGAGACAGATCTCTGAATCCTCAAGATCTCCTCCTTGAAAGCGTCTAAGTACCAGCGGTTTACCAGTGCGTTAACGACATAAAAATGAGCCAAGATGGTCAGAGAGAGTCCCCAGGCCAAACCCGCTGCTCCGTCAATCTCCAGTAAGCCAATAAAGGCTTCTGGTATCAGGCTGGGCCAACTTAGCACTGCGGCCTCTTCCAAGTTGTACTGGATCTCGACATCATCTGGAAATCCCAGCTCGTTGGCCGTACATTGGAACACAGACATCACGCGTGAATAGATATTCTGTAGGACATCTATGGCTCTTGATGGCCCATCCACTGACCCCTCCGATGTGTTAGGACTGGAGATGGGGGCTAGGTGAAGCTCGCTGCCGTCGTTCAACTGAATAGTGGAGTGAAAAGCTCTCAGATCCGTGACCGCTTGAAAAGCCCCTCGGCTGAATACTTGCAGTGGAAGGGAGCAGTGGTTGAGATTAGGCAAGGATGAATCAAAAGGAACCTCTTTCCAGTACTCATCGCCATGGAAGTGCAATACCATCGGCCGCAAGCAGCTGGATTTTAAGGCAGGCCAATGACTTTGTATCACTGTCGACACCCCCCGGATTAGGTGCAGCCAGTTTACTTCGAGTCGGTCAATTGGTGGCAGAGTCTGCTTGTGAAGAGTCGGCGTATAGGGAACAGATGCCGATTCAGTTTTTGAAAAGGCCTCATGCAACTCGGGCACCTGGAGGGATGCATATACAAACGCGACAAGGAGTAAAGAGCCTGCGTAAACAGCTTCGGCATTTGCGTCGGATAAAATGGCCACCTCCTTTCTAAAGTCCTGCAGCCCTCTCTGATAGTGATTCAGTATGGACCACAGATCTACCGTACTAGAGTCGTAATCTTCACCAGAACTCTGCTTCAGTCGATGAGTGATCAAGTGAATGCCGCCCAAGGCGATGAGTAAGTGCATGAGATAATGGTGCTTACCGGCAAGGCGGGGAATCACCCGCTGCCAGACCATACTACGTTTTGCATGGAGAGACATCTCCTGGGCAGTATGCAGATGGAAGAACTGCATCGACAGGAGGTCATCCATCCGCAGGTCGATGTGTGCTTCTGGTGCGGAAACAGCCACCCGCCGCGACGTAGGCTCCTCCCATGTTTCTAGGTAAGATGAGACGGGACGGGGACTACCGCTACTCCATGAGCGTGGCAGATTTCGCCGCTGCAGAGAGGAGCTGGTCGGCTTGAGGGAAGCCGCTGACGGATCAGGGAAGACACATGCCTCTTCgcgcgaggagcaggaacCACAGACAGGACGAACCTCATCGCACTGTACGTCAACCGAACCGACAGCGGGTCAGCCAAAAGAAAAGCAGGCGTAAGTCGTCCAATAAGGGAAAGTATTCAGAACAGCAGACTTACTTTGACCCGTCGCGCCTTGCAGGAGAAACATCCCAGGCGAGATTTGTGGTGGCGTGCGCGGTGTCTTTTCCTTGCGCGCTGACTGTTAAGACCTGTATCTGCAGCCGCGCATGAGTCGCCGTTCAGCGCTGAGCTTATGTGGAAGCATGGAGGAGTCtagtattcaggggtgcggatgcacaaggaagctaggctaaatactaatgagatgctgactaagactgtgcagaccgggcaccccaaggacaggggaggaacccatgctccgacagCTTAGCATAATCACATGAATACGCCAGAAGCTATAACTATCCGCTTATGGCAGGGAGATTGGATGAGTGAGGTACAGCGTGGTTGGCAATTGATATGGAAATGTCTTGTGTTACTCATTCtgtgtcggggcatactgtccAATGGCATCGCCTGCCCCTAggggtcgagctcgcttagtcattatttagtaagctaaCGATATTCATAGGTGGCCAcgtcggccatccaataatgtAAGGGAATCATCCCATTCCACGTTCTGTGTCGGGGGCACACCGACCTCTGGTATTGTACCGCTTGCCCCTAGGCATCGTGCGCCATCATTTTTAGTCAGCCGGACATAGATAGACG carries:
- a CDS encoding Zn(II)2Cys6 transcription factor domain-containing protein (transcript_id=CADANIAT00009054); the protein is MGLFENLPLLLGSSHKACQSLVVAIPAITAHAQIQMCQGGPSLQPICTSSCDLKAALWSREPALLACIVLWSWFTKNEEREAVQEWDPQVLEIVAKPQYHATSALNGDSCAAADTGLNSQRARKRHRARHHKSRLGCFSCKARRVKCDEVRPVCGSCSSREEACVFPDPSAASLKPTSSSLQRRNLPRSWSSGSPRPVSSYLETWEEPTSRRVAVSAPEAHIDLRMDDLLSMQFFHLHTAQEMSLHAKRSMVWQRVIPRLAGKHHYLMHLLIALGGIHLITHRLKQSSGEDYDSSTVDLWSILNHYQRGLQDFRKEVAILSDANAEAVYAGSLLLVAFVYASLQVPELHEAFSKTESASVPYTPTLHKQTLPPIDRLEVNWLHLIRGVSTVIQSHWPALKSSCLRPMVLHFHGDEYWKEVPFDSSLPNLNHCSLPLQVFSRGAFQAVTDLRAFHSTIQLNDGSELHLAPISSPNTSEGSVDGPSRAIDVLQNIYSRVMSVFQCTANELGFPDDVEIQYNLEEAAVLSWPSLIPEAFIGLLEIDGAAGLAWGLSLTILAHFYVVNALVNRWYLDAFKEEILRIQRSVSTLRVADLDRLLIWPVKVATS